In one window of Gossypium hirsutum isolate 1008001.06 chromosome A01, Gossypium_hirsutum_v2.1, whole genome shotgun sequence DNA:
- the LOC121230916 gene encoding uncharacterized protein, translated as MGASSSTEQPVSAEQRELENIAASTGALPLLQKSFSNLSDPQTNAISIQALQQCFHLCYEDPVCESQQKPESFPRLLDHLGSSIVDLFFLSEKGGINWLGFLGGYMKCCGRMSTSMSLNILLRIFAMAVKKLGLSSNLEFEPDAADCKINGSLVPSDLLLLLWMCWAMLWNVRTLKSSERKGNLLLPAINHLVLSAVVACAEVDSSFDLWNCDIVGLDVQLPVGKFLNWAITTAPTLSDCLTQYVNRRLQISVLAEDEAGSSESISGDMSPNASQALLLTRGRAWAISLAPRSTITEEILKLCFSADIVGTDENLLYRSSTHGKGLNRFWSNVEGYHGPLLVLISANSEDAYQDNNKARKWIIGALTQQGFENKDTFYGSSGNLYAISPIFHVFSPSGKEKNYVYSHLYPTGRVYESHPKPVGIAFGGTTTNERIFIDEDFAKLTVRHHAMDKTYQPGSLIPNQGFLPVEASIAEVEVWGLGGKTAKEVQDSYKKREELFTEQRRKVDLKTFATWDDSPEKMMIDMMGDPNRVQREDR; from the exons ATGGGAGCATCATCTTCGACGGAGCAGCCGGTATCGGCGGAGCAACGGGAGTTGGAAAACATCGCCGCTTCAACGGGAGCTCTTCCTTTGCTTCAAAAATCCTTCTCAAACCTCTCTGACCCTCAAACCAACGCAATCTCCATCCAAGCACTTCAG CAATGTTTTCATTTATGTTACGAAGACCCAGTTTGCGAATCACAGCAAAAGCCAGAGTCTTTCCCTAGGTTGTTGGATCACTTGGGATCATCGATTGTAGACTTATTTTTCTTGTCTGAAAAAGGTGGCATAAATTGGTTAGGGTTTCTAGGTGGTTACATGAAGTGCTGTGGGAGAATGTCTACATCAATGTCTCTTAATATATTGTTGAGAATATTTGCTATGGCAGTGAAAAAGTTGGGGCTTTCTTCGAATTTGGAGTTCGAACCGGATGCTGCTGATTGCAAGATCAATGGGTCTTTAGTACCCTCTgatctgcttcttcttctttggaTGTGTTGGGCTATGTTGTGGAATGTTAGGACCTTGAAATCTTCTGAAAGGAAAGGGAATCTATTATTGCCTGCTATTAATCATTTGGTGTTGTCTGCTGTTGTTGCATGTGCTGAAGTTGATAGCAGCTTTGATTTATGGAATTGTGATATAGTAGGCTTGGATGTTCAACTTCCCGTTGGAAAGTTTCTTAATTGGGCAATAACCACGGCGCCAACACTTTCAGACTGCCTTACACAATATGTTAATAGAAGACTTCAAATCTCGGTTCTTGCGGAG GATGAAGCAGGATCTTCAGAATCTATTTCAGGAGATATGTCTCCAAACGCATCTCAAGCTTTACTTTTAACACGTGGAAGGGCATGGGCGATTTCCCTTGCACCTAGAAGCACCATTActgaagaaattttgaagttatGCTTTTCTGCTGATATTGTTGGAACTGATGAAAATCTTCTTTATCG GTCCTCTACTCATGGAAAAGGCTTGAACAGATTCTGGTCGAATGTCGAAGGTTATCATGGTCCATTACTTGTTCTCATATCTGCTAATTCAGAAGATGCCTATCAGGATAATAACAAAGCCAGGAAATGGATCATAGGAGCACTTACACAGCAGGGTTTCGAAAATAAGGATACATTCTATGGAAGCTCGGGGAACCTATATGCTATAAGTCCGATCTTCCATGTATTTTCACCTTCAG gGAAAGAGAAGAACTATGTATACAGTCATTTGTACCCTACAGGAAGAGTTTATGAATCTCATCCAAAGCCAGTGGGAATTGCATTTGGAGGAACCACTACAAATGAGAGGATATTTATAGATGAGGATTTTGCAAAACTAACCGTTCGCCACCATGCAATGGACAAAACTTACCAACCTGGTTCCCTTATCCCAAACCAG GGATTCCTCCCAGTAGAAGCTTCGATAGCAGAAGTCGAAGTATGGGGACTTGGTGGTAAGACTGCAAAGGAAGTCCAGGATTCGTACAAGAAAAGAGAAGAACTTTTTACTGAGCAAAGAAGAAAG GTTGACTTGAAAACATTTGCAACATGGGATGATTCGCCTGAGAAGATGATGATTGATATGATGGGTGATCCCAACAGAGTTCAGCGAGAAGATCGCTGA
- the LOC121202977 gene encoding zinc finger CCCH domain-containing protein 6 isoform X2 — MRGLHKSKKVTWAPDINLCQIRLFLSEESPLQVGLGTQDHLQAKTSSISHLNGATVDDFLPPGFEGSCSTDQMQINLTEILVTKWRCPLRFVLDLNWQVVAGEESKEADVQNQRELRVLEAVYPRPSAIPTNPSVSADMAYCHYDDKQTPQIPITPIEDEDAAIGTQSNVLAPFGASTSFQPQLLDILPHLNCSIPIISSVPTNEKPTAAAFTAINQSNENGNMIDPDLLVQILSNPKLIEKLVTEHEVASAYISRTENGGAFYGNLNGVGIGASNIHGLVPGVCPISHSLAMELPQKKDVNYYKNLIQQHGGESQVGGQKFNNRYNQQLRPSQEVINNPRSRDSKLRIMKPCVYFNNSRGCRNGANCTYQHDTSSQNRGNSIPDAPNAKRMKMDRDRQLKTY, encoded by the exons ATGCGAGGACTGCACAAATCAAAAAAGGTTACTTGGGCACCGGATATTAACCTTTGTCAG ATAAGGCTCTTTCTATCAGAGGAATCACCTTTACAAGTTGGGTTGGGAACTCAAGATCACCTCCAAGCAAAAACGTCTTCTATATCACATTTAAATGGGGCAACTGTGGATGACTTTCTGCCTCCTGGCTTTGAAGGATCTTGTTCTACAGATCAAATGCAGATTAACTTGACAGAAATCCTTGTCACTAAATGGAGATGTCCTCTCAGA TTTGTATTGGACTTGAATTGGCAAGTGGTTGCCGGAGAGGAAAGTAAAGAGGCAGATGTTCAAAACCAAAGAGAACTGAGAGTACTTGAAGCTGTTTATCCACGCCCATCTGCAATTCCTACTAA TCCTTCTGTCTCAGCTGACATGGCATACTGTCACTATGATGATAAGCAAACTCCTCAAATACCCATCACTCCCATTGAAGACGAGGATGCGGCAATCGGAACACAATCGAATGTCTTAGCACCGTTCGGTGCCTCCACTAGTTTCCAGCCTCAGTTGTTGGATATTTTACCTCATTTGAATTGCAGTATACCAATTATTTCAAGTGTTCCTACCAATGAGAAACCAACAGCTGCTGCCTTTACAGCAATAAATCAAAGCAATGAAAATGGAAACATGATTGATCCTGACTTGCTCGTCCAAATTCTCAGCAACCCCAAATTGATTGAGAAATTAGTTACAGAGCATGAAGTGGCTTCAG CTTACATCAGTAGAACAGAAAATGGTGGAGCGTTTTACGGCAATTTAAATGGGGTTGGAATTGGAGCCTCAAATATACATGGTTTGGTTCCTGGTGTATGTCCAATTTCACATTCACTTGCAATGGAACTTCCCCAAAAGAAGGATGTAAACTATTACAAGAACTTGATTCAACAGCATGGAGGAGAAAGTCAAGTAGGAGGCCAGAAGTTCAATAACCGATACAATCAACAGTTAAGACCCAGCCAAGAAGTAATAAATAACCCGAGGTCAAGAGATTCGAAGCTGAGGATAATGAAGCCTTGTGTTTACTTTAACAATTCCAGGGGATGCAGGAATGGCGCCAATTGTACGTACCAACATGATACATCCTCCCAGAACAGGGGCAATAGTATTCCCGACGCCCCTAATGCAAAGAGAATGAAAATGGATAGAGATAGGCAGTTGAAAACATACTAG
- the LOC121202977 gene encoding zinc finger CCCH domain-containing protein 6 isoform X1, whose product MRGLHKSKKVTWAPDINLCQIRLFLSEESPLQVGLGTQDHLQAKTSSISHLNGATVDDFLPPGFEGSCSTDQMQINLTEILVTKWRCPLRFVLDLNWQVVAGEESKEADVQNQRELRVLEAVYPRPSAIPTNPSVSADMAYCHYDDKQTPQIPITPIEDEDAAIGTQSNVLAPFGASTSFQPQLLDILPHLNCSIPIISSVPTNEKPTAAAFTAINQSNENGNMIDPDLLVQILSNPKLIEKLVTEHEVASGAQSLPITSTNLVPSFDMPPSAAYISRTENGGAFYGNLNGVGIGASNIHGLVPGVCPISHSLAMELPQKKDVNYYKNLIQQHGGESQVGGQKFNNRYNQQLRPSQEVINNPRSRDSKLRIMKPCVYFNNSRGCRNGANCTYQHDTSSQNRGNSIPDAPNAKRMKMDRDRQLKTY is encoded by the exons ATGCGAGGACTGCACAAATCAAAAAAGGTTACTTGGGCACCGGATATTAACCTTTGTCAG ATAAGGCTCTTTCTATCAGAGGAATCACCTTTACAAGTTGGGTTGGGAACTCAAGATCACCTCCAAGCAAAAACGTCTTCTATATCACATTTAAATGGGGCAACTGTGGATGACTTTCTGCCTCCTGGCTTTGAAGGATCTTGTTCTACAGATCAAATGCAGATTAACTTGACAGAAATCCTTGTCACTAAATGGAGATGTCCTCTCAGA TTTGTATTGGACTTGAATTGGCAAGTGGTTGCCGGAGAGGAAAGTAAAGAGGCAGATGTTCAAAACCAAAGAGAACTGAGAGTACTTGAAGCTGTTTATCCACGCCCATCTGCAATTCCTACTAA TCCTTCTGTCTCAGCTGACATGGCATACTGTCACTATGATGATAAGCAAACTCCTCAAATACCCATCACTCCCATTGAAGACGAGGATGCGGCAATCGGAACACAATCGAATGTCTTAGCACCGTTCGGTGCCTCCACTAGTTTCCAGCCTCAGTTGTTGGATATTTTACCTCATTTGAATTGCAGTATACCAATTATTTCAAGTGTTCCTACCAATGAGAAACCAACAGCTGCTGCCTTTACAGCAATAAATCAAAGCAATGAAAATGGAAACATGATTGATCCTGACTTGCTCGTCCAAATTCTCAGCAACCCCAAATTGATTGAGAAATTAGTTACAGAGCATGAAGTGGCTTCAGGTGCACAAAGCTTACCTATAACATCAACCAATTTGGTACCATCGTTTGACATGCCTCCATCTGCAGCTTACATCAGTAGAACAGAAAATGGTGGAGCGTTTTACGGCAATTTAAATGGGGTTGGAATTGGAGCCTCAAATATACATGGTTTGGTTCCTGGTGTATGTCCAATTTCACATTCACTTGCAATGGAACTTCCCCAAAAGAAGGATGTAAACTATTACAAGAACTTGATTCAACAGCATGGAGGAGAAAGTCAAGTAGGAGGCCAGAAGTTCAATAACCGATACAATCAACAGTTAAGACCCAGCCAAGAAGTAATAAATAACCCGAGGTCAAGAGATTCGAAGCTGAGGATAATGAAGCCTTGTGTTTACTTTAACAATTCCAGGGGATGCAGGAATGGCGCCAATTGTACGTACCAACATGATACATCCTCCCAGAACAGGGGCAATAGTATTCCCGACGCCCCTAATGCAAAGAGAATGAAAATGGATAGAGATAGGCAGTTGAAAACATACTAG